The sequence GCCTGCACCGGCGTCATGCCGAAGCGGGCCTTGAAGGCGCGGCTGAAGTAGCTTTGGGACGCGAATCCGGTCTGGCCAGCTATGGCCCCGACCGGCGTCGTACTCCTGCGCGGATCGGCCAGGATGCTGCGGGCGAGCTCCAGCCGCCTGGCGAGAATGTAATGGCTGGGCGGCTCCCCGTTTTCCGCGGCAAAGATGCGGGCAAGGTGGCGTTCACTGACGCCCACCGCGGCTGCCACCACCGCCGGGCTGAGGGCCGGATTGCCTAGGCGGTCCTCGATGCAGGCTTTCGCGGCGGCCAGATATCCATCGCCGGTGCCGCTGCGGCAGCCGGCGGTCAACAGGCCTAGGAGCTCGAGCGCGCGATGCTCGGCCGACCGCGGGTTGGCGGCCGGGTCCCGCAGGGTGCCGCTGACGAGCTTCGCCAGGGCGCGCATGTGCAGGTCCGCGGCACCCTGACGGTTGAAGTCGAACACCTTCGGCCGGACCAGGTCCCGGCCGCCGGAGAGTTCGCGGTACTCCTCGCGCGGAATGGTCAGCACCATTTCGCGCACGCCGCTGCTGAAGCCGCGCATGAACGGCCGGTCCACGTCGCACATCACGGCCTGGCCCGGCCGGAGCGCCTCGAGGCCGCCCTGGTAGTAGAAGAAGGCCTCGCCCTCCAGCGCGAAGAACACGGCGACGACATCCATAGGGTTCTGCCGGATGTACTTTTCGTTGCGCTCGATAACCTGCGGACTGCCCTTGACGTGCGCGAACTGCAGCGACGGAAGATGCAGGTTCACCTCCGCCGCGCTCAGCGGGGCCTCGTCCATGGTGCGGATGTCCAGCGAGATGAGCGCCTTGGCATTGTGGTGTGCCCACAGCTCCATGCGGTTGGCAGCAGGGATGCCGGTGGTGCTGAACTTCAGGGACCTGGCCGTCATGCTCATGAACCCAGAAGTGTAGCGTGCATCACATAGGCGGCCCAGCCTCGCCTTCCACTGGATGGGACCGACAGCAGTCTCCGGCCTTCGCCGGGCAGCACCGCCCTATTCAGCCGACGGAGTTCCGTGGCAGAGTGGCGGCATGAATGACCTCCCGCGGACTACGGATGCCGAGCACCCCGTGCAGGTCCTCACCGAGGCCGAATGCCGGGAACTGCTGGCCGGTGCCCAGCTGGGGCGACTGGCACTCAGCCGCCGCAACGAGCCCGACATTTTCCCGGTCAACTTCTGGGCCCACGGGACAACCTTCTTGGTGCACGGCCCGCAGAACGTGCTCGTCGCCGTCGGGCGTTCCAGTCAGCACGTCGCGCTGGAGGCGGACGGCCGGGAGGCCGGCACCGTCTGGAGCGTGATGGCCAAGGGCACCGTCAGGGAGCTCGATCGGCCCGAGGAACTGGAGGCCGTCCGGCAGCGCCGGTTGCGGGCCTGGATCCTCGCTCCGGACAGCGCCTTCCTGGAACTCAGCCCGGATAAGATCACCGGCCGCCGCATCGCCGTCGGACCCGAAGAACGCTACTGACCGAGAACCCCAGCAAGGAGCCGGCATGTCCGAGCAGCATCCAACGAGCCCGCACCGCCGGCCGTTCATGGCCGGCATCACGGAGCCGAAACTCCCCGACTCCACACCGGTCGCGCCGGTACCGCCGCTCCCCGGGCCGGAGAATCCCGTGCTCGAGCTGGACCCGGAGGAGTGCTGGGACCTGCTGATCGGCACGATGCTCGGACGGCTCGCGGTGAGCGTCAGGGACCGCCCGGAGCTGTATCCGGTCAACTTCCTGGCGCACGACCGGCGCATCCTCATCCGCACGGGGCAGGGCACGAAGCTCGCCGCGGCCACGGTGAACAGCACCGTGGCACTCGAGGCGGACGGCAGGTCGCTGCATTCGTTCTGGTCCGTCGTCGCGAAGGGCACCGCACGGATCCTGCAGACGCAGGCGGAACTGGCGAGGGCGGAGGCCATGCCGCTGCATCCGTGGACGTCGACGATGAAGACGACCTACGTGGAGATCGTGCCCACCGGAATCAGCGGCCGGCGGATCGCGCTGGCCGAGGGTTTCCGGCTGGAAAGGTAAGGCGCCAAGCGCAAGCTGCGGAAGGCCGCCGTCGTTCGCAGAATACCGGCCGGTAGTATGGCCCCGCTCACAATCATTACTGCACTGTGTCCTGCCCATCGGCGTCCGGCCGGCTAATTGCTGTACCTTTTGCTCAACCGGGGCGAGCGCAAATCATGCATCCGCACATTGACGCGTCCCGCAAAAGTACTTTGGTTCAACGGGGAAAGAAGGACAGCAGAATGACGCAGACCGCAGCGGAGCAGGCCGAGGCCTTGCCGGCGTCCGGCACATCGATGAAGTCGGCCGGACATGTCATTGTCGACACGCTCCTGGCGCACGGCGTCAAGCGGACCTACGTCGTCCCGGGCGAAAGCTTCCTGGACGTGCTGGACGGCCTGCACGAGTCCCCGATCGAGACGATCGTCTGCCGGCACGAAGGCGGCGCCGCCTACATGGCCGAGGCCGACGGCAAGATGAACCAGCTGCCCGGCATCGCCATGGTCACCCGCGGCCCGGGTGCGGCCAACGCCCATGTCGGCCTGCACACCGCCTGGCAGGACTCGACCCCGATGGTGCTCTTCGTGGGCCTGATCCCGTTCGAGCACCGCGACCGCGAGGCCTTCCAGGAGTTCGACATCAAGGGCTGGTTCGACACCGGCGCCAAGCGCGTGATGGTCCTCGACCACCCGGAGCGCGCCTCCGAGATCGTCGCCGAGGCGATGTTCGCCGCGATGAGCGGCCGCCCCGGGCCCGTTGTCGTCGGCCTGCCCGAGGACATCATCCGCGAACAGGTCGACGCCACCCTGCACCCGGCGATCCCCGTCGCCCCGGGCGGCATGAGCGTCACCGACTGGAAGGCGCTGAAGGCGGCGCTGGAAGAGTCCAAGAAGCCGCTCTTCGTCACCGGCGGCAACGACTGGACCCAGGAGGGCGCCACCCTGCTGACCCAGTGGCTCGAGGAGCACAACATCCCCGCCGCCGCCGAATGGCGCTGCGAGGGCAACATCCCGTTCAGCTCCCCGTCCTACGTCGGCCCGATCGGCTATGGCCGGCCCAAGCCCACCTACGACCTGCTCGAAGAGACGGACCTGCTGGTCTTCGTCGGCACCGTCCCGGGCGACGTCATCACCGACGGCTTCCTGGTCCGGCAGGACTGGGAAAAGAAGAACTTCCTGGTCACCATCGACCCCTCCCTGCGCGGCCGCTCCGGCCCGGTCTCCTGGCAGATCGTGGCCAAACCCGACGTGTTCGTCCGCGACCTGGTCATGATGGACATGCCGGTCAAGGAAGAATGGAAGGCCTGGACCCAGCGCATGCGCACCGAGCAGGAGAAGTTCGCCGCCCTGCCCCCGGCCGAGCCCTCCGCAGGACAGGCCAGGATGGACACCCTGATCGCCAACCTCGTGCCCACCCTGCCCGAGGACGCCGTGATCACCCTCGGCGCCGGCGAGCACACCAACTGGGCCCACCGCTACTTCCCCACCGAGCGCTACGCCTCGATGATCAGCGCCCGCAACGGCTCCATGGGCTACTCCATCCCCTCCGCCGTCGCCGCCTCGCTGGCCCATCCCGGCCGCCGCGTCGTGACCATCGCCGGTGACGGCGAGTTCCTCATGAACGGCCAGGAGCTGGCCACCGCCGCCCAGTACGGCGCCACCCCGCTGGTCGTCGTCATGGACAACCAGGAATACGGCACCATCCGCACCCACCAGGAACGCCACTACCCCCAGCGGATCTCCGGCACCCAGCTGAAGAACCCGGACTTCGCCCTCATGGCGCAGGCCTTCGGCGGCTTCGGCGTCCGCGTCGAGCAGGATGCCGACGTCCCCGCCGCCGTCCAGGCCGCGCTGAAGGCCATCGACGAAGACAAGACCTTCGCCCTGATCCACCTGATCGTGGACCAGCGCGTCAAGGCCTACTAGGCCCGACTTCCACCAACGACGGCGGTGCCTCGATGCGTTCTAGCGCATCGAGGCACCGTCGTCGTCGTTTCCGCCGTTTCGGCGTGTACCGCCTAGGCGAAGTCCGCCGTGGCCGGGTCCGCGCCGATGCGTCCTGCCGCGCCCTTGTCGAGCGCGTCGATGGCGGCGATGTCCTCGTCCTCCAGCACCACGTCGAGTGCTCCGAAGTTCTCGGCGATCCTGGCTGCCGTGACGGTCTTCGGGATCACCACGTTGCCCAGCGCCAGGTGCCAGGCGATGACGACCTGCGCGGCAGTAGCGCCGCGCCGGTCCGCGATGGCGCGCAGCGTCGCATCTTCGAGCAGGCCCTGGCCTTGGCCAAGCGGCGACCAGGCCTGGTGCAGGATACCCTTGTCCGCCTCGAAGGCGCGCAGCTCCGCCTGGTTGAAGTAGGGATGCGTCTCGACCTGGTTGATGACCGGAACGACGCCGGTCTCCGCGATGATTTCCTCAAGGGCGTCCACCGTGAAGTTGGAGACACCGATGCTCTTCACCCGGCCCCGCCGCTGAAGCTCGATGAGCGCCTTCCAGGTGTCCACGTACTTGCCCTGCTTCGGCTGCAGCCAGTGGATCAGGTAGAGGTCGAGGGTTTCCAGGCCCAGCCGCTCCATGGATTCGTCGAAGGCCTGCAGCGTGCTCTCGTAGCCTTGGTCCGCGTTCCAGAGCTTGGTCGTGATGAACAGCTCGCTGCGGTCCAGCCCGGACGAGGCGATAGCCCTTCCCACGCCCTCTTCGTTGCCGTAGATGCGTGCAGTGTCAATATGGCGGTAGCCGGCGCGGAAGGCCTCGCCGACGACCTTCTCAGCCACCTGGTCCTCGACCTGCCAGACGCCGTAACCAAGCTGCGGGATGGTGCGGCCGTCATGGAAGGACAGGAGGGGAGACTCGGTCATGGTTCTCTGCGATGTAGTCACGGGGGCGACAACCGAAGTAGCTTGGAGAATATTTCATCGGCACGTCAGGAGCATCCATTGACTACCCACGGAGAGCATTTCGCCGTCTTCCAGAAACAGCTGCCCGGAGCCATCGCGCCGCCCCTGCGCATCTACCGCGGCCAGCCGGGCCTCCTCGCCGAGCAGTTGGCCGAGGCGCTGGACAACCCGGAGCTGCTGGCCGGCAATTGGGAACTGGTGCACACATTCGCGCGGCCCGCGGTCAATGCGGACGACGCCGTCAGCCAGTTGCGCGACGACACCTCCCTGCGCTGCGAGCCGGGGAACGAGATCGACGCCGGCGCCTGGCAGATCCTTCCCTTGCCGGCCTTCCGGTTTGCCTAGCCGGCCGTGGGCCTGAGGTTCCCGTTTCGGCGGTCCGGCCCTAGGCTTTCGACATGGCCAGATACTTCGACGTACACCCGCAGGACCCCCAGCCCCGCACGATCGGGCAGGTTGTCGAGCTGCTGCGCTCCGGCGGGCTGATCGCCTACCCGACGGACTCCTGCTACGCGCTCGGGGCCCTGCTGGGCAACCGCGAGGCACTGGACCGGATCCGCCTGATCCGGCAGCTCGACAGCAAGCACCACTTCACGCTCGTCTGCAAGGACTTCGCCCAGCTCGGCCAGTTCGTGAACATCGACAACAACGTGTTCCGCAGCATCAAGGCCGCTACCCCGGGCCCCTACACCTTCATCCTGTCGGCAACCAAGGAGGTGCCGCGCCGGATGCTGCACCCGAAAAAGAAGACGGTCGGCGTACGCATCCCCGACCACAAGGTGGTCCATGCCGTGCTGGACGAGCTCGGGGAACCGCTGCTATCCAGCACGCTGCTGCTGCCGGACCAGGAGGATCCGCTCACCCAAGGTTGGGAAATCAAGGAGCGGCTCGAGCACCAGGTGGACGGCGTGGTGGACTCGGGCGACTGCGGCCCCGAGCCGACCACGGTCGTCGACTTCTCGGACGGCTACGCGGAAATCGTGCGGCGCGGCATGGGAGACCCTTCCCCGTTCGAGTAACGGGCTGCTGGGTAACGGGCTGCGAAAAAACATCGTGAAACCGTAACCTTTCACCCTCCCGCCTCGATTAGTCGGGTGTACGGGCACGCCGCGGGCAGAAGCCGTGGCGCCGCCGTCGCCAATGATTGAGGAGATCCATGACCAACCGTTTCCGTACCCTGAGCCTGCCCGCCAAGGGCGCCGCACTGGCAGCCATCATCGCCGTCGGCGGAGCCGGCGCAGCAGTGGCCGCACCGGCCCTGACCAGCGCTCCGGAGAACGTGAGCGCCGTGACTCCGGCCGTCCCCGCCACCCCGGCCGTTTCCGCCGAAGACGCCGAGCAAGCAGTTCCGGCCGTTCCAGCGACCCCCGCGGAGACCGAGGCCAAGGCCAAGACCGACGCGGCCGCCGAGGTTGAGGCCGACGAAGAAGGTGCCGAAGCCGAAGCCGAAGCCGAGGCCGAGGCCAACGCACAGACCGAGGCTGCCGCCGAAGAGGCAGCCGCCGAGGTCGGCGCGGGCGCCGACGTGACCCCGGCCGTTCCCGCGACCCCGGCCATCCCGGGCACCGACGGCGAACCCGCCGTTCCCGCGACCCCGGCCACTCCGGAGCTGCCCGAGTCCGCCAATGCCGACGCCCAGGCGAAGATCGATGCCCGCACCGACGCCGCTGAACTGCGCGCCGGGACCGGCGTGTCCGTCTCCGGCAGCGCCAACGCCGGAAAGTAATTCCGCGTCCGGGCGGGGCGCGGGCCGCTACACTTGATGGCGCCCGCGCCCGCCCGAACAGATGTAAGGACCCAGTCTTGAGCTCAGCTCTTCCCGATGACGTGGTGGCCGCCGCGCAGTCCGGGGACGCTGCTGCCTTCAGCCGGATCTACGCAACCCTGGCGCCCGGGGTCAACGGCTACCTCAAGGTCCGCGGGCTCGAGGACCACGAAGGCGCCGCCCAGGAAGTCTTCCTCACTGTGTTCTCGCGGATCGGCTCGGTCCACGGCGGCTTCCAAGGCCTGCGCACGTTTATCTTTTCCGTGGCGCACGCCCGCTACGTCGACGCCGTTCGCAGGCGCGCCCGCCAGCCGCAGGTTTCCGGCTACGACCCGGACACGGACGTCCGCGCGGTGGATTCGGCGGAGACCGCCGCTCTCGAAGCGCTGGACGCGACCGGCATCGGCCAGCAGCTCAAGCAGCTGAAACCGGAGCAGCAGGAAGTGCTGCTGCTCCGCGTAGTGGCCGACCTGTCGCTGGAGCAGGTCGCCGAAATCATGGGCCGGTCCACCGGCTCGATCAAGCAATTGCAGCGCCGGGCGCTGCTCAAACTCAAATCGATCGTTGAACGGGAGGAGGCCCTGGTATGAACCGTGCAGTGAGCCATAACGACGACGACGTCCGCCACCTGCTGGAGGAAGCCGGCCTGCAGCAGACGGCTCCGCTGGAGGCCTCGCTGATGGCGCTCCGGGCAGCGGGCCACGAACCCATGAAGACCGCCCCCTCCCCCGAGCTGCTGGCCTTCATGGGCCCCGCAGCCGCGCCGGCCACGGGAGTGCCAGCCACGTCCGTCCTGCCGGACCCGGAAGCGCCGGCCACCTCCGTCCTGCCGGTCACGTCCGCTGCCGGGACTGCCGCCGCCCCGAAGTCCTCACCCGAGTCCTCACCCACGGGGCAGGTCATTCCGCTCCGCCGCCGCCGGACAGTGCGCGGTGCGGCGCTGGGCCTGGCCGTCGTGGCCGCCACCGGACTGGGCGTCTCCGGCGTTGCCGCTGCGAGCCCCGAGTTCCGTGCCGCAGCCGGAACCGCGGTGGATCAGGTGGTCGGATTCTTCGACCCGTCGGATGACGGCCGGCAGGCAGGGCCGTCGACCGATGGGAAGACCGGGGAATCGGATGCGCCGCAGCAGCCCGCCGGCGGGAACCCGGGCGACAGCTCGGGTACCGGCGCGGCGGACCGTGGAACCGCAGGTTCCGGCGCAGAGGCGGAGGAAACTTCCGGCGGCAGCCGTTCCGCCGATGAAACCGGCCGAAACTCCGGCTCCGGTTCAGAGTCTGGCTCCGGCAATCCTGCAGAGCCTGCCCCGCTACCGGAGCAGGCAGGCAATGGCGCTGTCAAAGATCCCGGCAGCATTCCGTCCGAGGCCGGCGACGCAACCAAAAAGCTGCTGGAGGATGCCCGCGAGACGCAGCCCTCCGACGTCGTACCTTCGCTCCCCGAAGACGACGTCCTGCCCGCGCCGGGCAAGCCCGACAGCGATGTGAAGGACGTGCCGGCGCTGCCCAAGGACGCACCGCAACCAAACCAGTAGCATTTTCCGCCCCCGCGCTGGTTGAACTGCCTGCCCAGCGGGTACAACTGATGCATGGGGAAAGCCCCTCTGGTCCTCGGACCAATGATGAGGAATGTCGACCAGACCTCGGCGAGCATCTGGGTGGAAACGAGCGAGGCCGCCCGGGTGGTCGTCCGCGCCGAGGCCCGCAGCTGGCAGGCCCGCACCTTCAGTGTGCGGGGGCACCACTACGCCCTGGTGGAAGTCGACGGACTGCAACCCGGCTCATCCATCCCCTACAGCCTGGAAGTCAACGGGCTCCAGGCCTGGCCGGAGCTCGACTCACCTTTCCCGCCGCCCGTCATCCCCACCCTGGCCGCGGGCAGGCAGCTGCGCCTGGCCTTCGGATCCTGCCGCACCAGCACCGACCACGGCAAGTCCGGCAACCGCACCCACGGCGTGGATTCGCTGCGGGCTTTCGCGCTCCGGCTGGCCCGCGAGCCGGAGCACCGGTGGCCGGACCTGCTGCTGTTCCTGGGCGACCAGGTCTACGCGGATTCGACCACCAAGGAGATGCAGAAGTTCATCCGAGCCCGCCGCAACATCAAGGAGCCCCCGGGCAAGGAACTGAAGGACTACGAGGAGTACGCGGAGCTGTACCGGCTGGCCTACTCGGATGAAGCCAACCGCTGGCTCCTCTCCACGGTGCCCAGCGCGATGATCTTCGACGACCATGACGTGCGCGACGACTGGAACGCCTCGCTGAGCTGGAAGCGGAAGATGGAGGCGACGTCCTGGTGGCACGGGCGGATCGTCGCGGGCCTGACCTCCTACTGGGTCTACCAGCACCTGGGCAACCTCTCCCCCGCGGAGCGTGCGACGGACCCGCTCTGGCGGCGGATCGCCGCGTACCAGGCAGGGAACGACGACGGCGGGGACCGCGAGCTGGACCTCACCGAGGACCTCGAAGCCTTCGCCGACCGGGCCGATAAGGAGCCGCGCAGCTACCGCTGGAGCTACTGCCGGGACTTCGGCTCCACCCGGCTGATCGTCGTGGACTCGCGGGCGGCCCGGGAGCTGGCCCCGGAACGCCGGGCGCTGGTGGACGAGGACGAGCTGGCGTGGCTGGACGAACAGCTGCAAGGCGGGTTCCGCCACTTGCTGATCGGCACGTCGCTGCCCTTCCTGCTGCCTCCCGGCCTGCACCATGTCGAGTCCTGGAACGAGGCGATGAGCGAAGGGGCCTGGGGCCCGCTGGCCGGCTGGATCGGCGAACGCCTGCGGCAGGCCATCGACCTGGAGCACTGGGCGGCCTTCCAGAACAGCTTCCGCGAGGTCGCCGGCCTGGTGCAGGAGGTAGCGGACGGTCGGCGCGGCCCCGCTCCCGCGATCATCGCGTTCCTCTCCGGGGACGTGCACTACTCCTACGCCTCCGAGGTGCAGCGCTCCACCGGCAGCCGGATCGTCCAGGCGGTCTGCTCGCCCATCCGCAATCCGCTGCCGCGGCTGATGCGCTCCTTCACTGCGGTCATGTCCTACGGCGTGGCCACTCCCGTCGGTGCGCTGGTGGCCCGCTCCATCAAGGTGCCTGAGCCCCCGTTCATGTGGCGGGGCTTGAAGGGCCCCTGGTTCGACAACAACCTGGCCACACTTGAGGACACCGTAAACGGCCTGGCCATCCGGTGGGAGAAGGGCGAGGCGGACCGTAAGGACCCTGAGCATCCGCGGGTGCGCGAGGTGGCCAGAGTGCTGCTGGAGCCGCGCCAGGCGGCCGCGCCGCCATCCGCGCAGCCGGCCGGGCCGCCATCCGCGCAGCAATCGGCGCGCCGGTCCGACCCGCTGCAGAGCTAGGGGGCCGACGATGGACAGCATCACGGTGCCGCTGGGCGAGGTCGGCGCGGGCATGCTGGCCGAGGCCGGCGGAAAGGCGGTCAACCTCGGCGTCATGCTCGCCGCGGGGCTCCCGGTTCCGGATGGTTTCTGCCTAACGACGGCGGCCTACCGCCAGGTGGCGACGGCGGCGGGGCTCGAGTGGCTGCTCGCCGCGATGGAATCCGCCGCCGGTGAGACGGTGCGGCCGTCGGCGGAACATGGCAGGCCACCCGGGGACGCGGCCACCGCCGCCAGCCTGCAGCATCTGGCCCGGCAGGCGCGCGACCGGCTGGCCGCCGCGCCGGTGCCGGCACGGATCGAACGGGAACTGCGCCGCGCCTACGCCCGGCTCGGCGAGGACGTGCCGGTGGCCGTGCGTTCGTCCGCCACCGCCGAGGACCTGCCCGAGGCGAGCTTCGCGGGCCAGCAGGACACCTTCCTCAACGTCGTCGGCGCGGACGCGCTGCTCGAGGCCGTGCGCGGCTGCTGGGCGTCGCTCTGGACCGAGCGGGCCACGGCCTACCGCTACGCGAACGGGATCGGCCAGCGGAAGGTGCGCCTCGCCGTCGTTGTCCAGCGCATGGTGGACGCCGCCGTTTCCGGGGTCATGTTCACCGCGAACCCGCTCACCGGTACCCGCGGGCAGACCGTGGTGGACGCCAGCCCCGGGCTGGGCGAGGCCGTGGTCTCCGGCGCCGTCAACCCGGACCAGTTTGTCGTGGACACGGCAACCGGCCGGATTGTGGAGCGCAGGGTGGGCGACAAGCTGGTGCAGGTCAGGCCGCTGCCCGGCGGCGGCACGGAGCAGCTGCCCCTGGCCGCCGGGAGCGAACCGAGCCTCACCGACGAGCAGGTGCGCGAGCTCGCGGGGCTCGGCCGCGCCGCGCAGGAGCTCTTCGGGGCGCCCCAGGACCTGGAATGGACGCTCTCCCCCGCCGGCGGCTTCGCGCTGGTCCAGACCCGGCCCATCACCACGCTGTACCCGCTTCCTGAGGCGGACGAGAGCACCCGGGCCTACCTCTGCGCCAGCCTGCTGCAGGGCCTGACGCGGCCGCTGACGCCGATGGGGCTGTGCGCGTTCGAGACCCTCGCCGCGGCCTGGAAGCCGGCGGGCGGCGGGTCAGGACCACCGCCAGCGTTCCGCTACCTCAGCGTCGGCCTGCGGCTCTTTGTGGACATCACCCCGGTGCTGCGCAGCCCCGGGGGCCGGCGGCTGCTCCCGCGCATGATGAAGGGCGCAGACGCCCGGTCCGTCGGCGTGCTCGAGCACCTGATGGAGGATCCGCGTTTCGCCGTGGCCAGGCGCCGCGTGCCGCGCTCCCCCGCCGGGCTGTTCCGGTCCGTCCCCCAGCTGGTGCTGCTGCCGTCCGTGCTGCATGCCTTGTTCCGGCCGGCTGCCGCGCTGCGGCGTTCCCGGGCGGCGGAGCGGGAGTTCGACGCCCGGCTCCGGCTGCCCGAGCCGGCCACCCCCGCGCAGCGGCTGGACTTCGTGGAACAGATGTTCAGCCGGGAGGTCACCGAGAGCCTGCTCCGGCTGCTGCCCCCGCCGGCCGCCGGCTACCTCTGGCTGGGTGTGGCCCGCTGGTTGCTGGGGTCCCTCGTCGAACGCGGCGAAGTGCAGGAGGTGCTGCGCGGGCTGCCGCACAACGTCACGACCGAGATGGACCTCAAGCTCTGGGATGCCGCCGCCGCCATCGGCCGGGACCCCGCCTCCGCGGAGGCCATCCGGTCCGCGGCCCCGGAGGAGCTGGCCCGTGCCTACCGCGAGGGCACCCTTCCGGCGGAGGCGCAGCGCCGGCTCGCGGCCTTCCTGGCCGCGTACGGGCACCGCGCGGTCGCCGAAATCGACATCGGCGTGCCGCGCTGGGCGGAGGATCCGTCGCACATCATCAACGTCATCGCGAACTACCTGCGGCTGGACGATCCCCAGCAGGCGCCGGACCGCCAGTTCGCGCGCGCCGCAGCGCAGGCGGACGCCAAGGTCGCAGACCTGGTCCGGCGGGCCGAGGCGTTCGGTCCGGTGCGCAGCCGGCTCATCGCCTACGGCCTTCGCCGGGCCCGCGCTAGCGCCGGAATGCGCGAGTACCCGAAGTACCGGCTCGTCACGGCCCTCGCCGCCCTGCGCGCGCAACTGCGGAAGGTCGGGGAAGAGCTCGCCGCCGCCGGGTCCGTCGCGGCGGCCGAGGACGTCTTCTTCCTCGACCTCGCCGAGGCTCGGGTGGGCCTGCGCGGCGCGGACCTGCACGGCATCGTGGCCGGTCGCCGCCGCACCTACGCCCGCGAACTGCGCCGCCGGCACATCCCGCGGCTGATCCTCTCCGACGGCACGGACGTGGAGG is a genomic window of Arthrobacter sp. Marseille-P9274 containing:
- a CDS encoding AraC family transcriptional regulator translates to MSMTARSLKFSTTGIPAANRMELWAHHNAKALISLDIRTMDEAPLSAAEVNLHLPSLQFAHVKGSPQVIERNEKYIRQNPMDVVAVFFALEGEAFFYYQGGLEALRPGQAVMCDVDRPFMRGFSSGVREMVLTIPREEYRELSGGRDLVRPKVFDFNRQGAADLHMRALAKLVSGTLRDPAANPRSAEHRALELLGLLTAGCRSGTGDGYLAAAKACIEDRLGNPALSPAVVAAAVGVSERHLARIFAAENGEPPSHYILARRLELARSILADPRRSTTPVGAIAGQTGFASQSYFSRAFKARFGMTPVQARREAATPPS
- a CDS encoding pyridoxamine 5'-phosphate oxidase family protein, translating into MNDLPRTTDAEHPVQVLTEAECRELLAGAQLGRLALSRRNEPDIFPVNFWAHGTTFLVHGPQNVLVAVGRSSQHVALEADGREAGTVWSVMAKGTVRELDRPEELEAVRQRRLRAWILAPDSAFLELSPDKITGRRIAVGPEERY
- a CDS encoding pyridoxamine 5'-phosphate oxidase family protein encodes the protein MSEQHPTSPHRRPFMAGITEPKLPDSTPVAPVPPLPGPENPVLELDPEECWDLLIGTMLGRLAVSVRDRPELYPVNFLAHDRRILIRTGQGTKLAAATVNSTVALEADGRSLHSFWSVVAKGTARILQTQAELARAEAMPLHPWTSTMKTTYVEIVPTGISGRRIALAEGFRLER
- a CDS encoding thiamine pyrophosphate-dependent enzyme is translated as MTQTAAEQAEALPASGTSMKSAGHVIVDTLLAHGVKRTYVVPGESFLDVLDGLHESPIETIVCRHEGGAAYMAEADGKMNQLPGIAMVTRGPGAANAHVGLHTAWQDSTPMVLFVGLIPFEHRDREAFQEFDIKGWFDTGAKRVMVLDHPERASEIVAEAMFAAMSGRPGPVVVGLPEDIIREQVDATLHPAIPVAPGGMSVTDWKALKAALEESKKPLFVTGGNDWTQEGATLLTQWLEEHNIPAAAEWRCEGNIPFSSPSYVGPIGYGRPKPTYDLLEETDLLVFVGTVPGDVITDGFLVRQDWEKKNFLVTIDPSLRGRSGPVSWQIVAKPDVFVRDLVMMDMPVKEEWKAWTQRMRTEQEKFAALPPAEPSAGQARMDTLIANLVPTLPEDAVITLGAGEHTNWAHRYFPTERYASMISARNGSMGYSIPSAVAASLAHPGRRVVTIAGDGEFLMNGQELATAAQYGATPLVVVMDNQEYGTIRTHQERHYPQRISGTQLKNPDFALMAQAFGGFGVRVEQDADVPAAVQAALKAIDEDKTFALIHLIVDQRVKAY
- a CDS encoding aldo/keto reductase, which codes for MTESPLLSFHDGRTIPQLGYGVWQVEDQVAEKVVGEAFRAGYRHIDTARIYGNEEGVGRAIASSGLDRSELFITTKLWNADQGYESTLQAFDESMERLGLETLDLYLIHWLQPKQGKYVDTWKALIELQRRGRVKSIGVSNFTVDALEEIIAETGVVPVINQVETHPYFNQAELRAFEADKGILHQAWSPLGQGQGLLEDATLRAIADRRGATAAQVVIAWHLALGNVVIPKTVTAARIAENFGALDVVLEDEDIAAIDALDKGAAGRIGADPATADFA
- a CDS encoding L-threonylcarbamoyladenylate synthase → MARYFDVHPQDPQPRTIGQVVELLRSGGLIAYPTDSCYALGALLGNREALDRIRLIRQLDSKHHFTLVCKDFAQLGQFVNIDNNVFRSIKAATPGPYTFILSATKEVPRRMLHPKKKTVGVRIPDHKVVHAVLDELGEPLLSSTLLLPDQEDPLTQGWEIKERLEHQVDGVVDSGDCGPEPTTVVDFSDGYAEIVRRGMGDPSPFE
- a CDS encoding RNA polymerase sigma factor, with the translated sequence MSSALPDDVVAAAQSGDAAAFSRIYATLAPGVNGYLKVRGLEDHEGAAQEVFLTVFSRIGSVHGGFQGLRTFIFSVAHARYVDAVRRRARQPQVSGYDPDTDVRAVDSAETAALEALDATGIGQQLKQLKPEQQEVLLLRVVADLSLEQVAEIMGRSTGSIKQLQRRALLKLKSIVEREEALV
- a CDS encoding alkaline phosphatase D family protein translates to MGKAPLVLGPMMRNVDQTSASIWVETSEAARVVVRAEARSWQARTFSVRGHHYALVEVDGLQPGSSIPYSLEVNGLQAWPELDSPFPPPVIPTLAAGRQLRLAFGSCRTSTDHGKSGNRTHGVDSLRAFALRLAREPEHRWPDLLLFLGDQVYADSTTKEMQKFIRARRNIKEPPGKELKDYEEYAELYRLAYSDEANRWLLSTVPSAMIFDDHDVRDDWNASLSWKRKMEATSWWHGRIVAGLTSYWVYQHLGNLSPAERATDPLWRRIAAYQAGNDDGGDRELDLTEDLEAFADRADKEPRSYRWSYCRDFGSTRLIVVDSRAARELAPERRALVDEDELAWLDEQLQGGFRHLLIGTSLPFLLPPGLHHVESWNEAMSEGAWGPLAGWIGERLRQAIDLEHWAAFQNSFREVAGLVQEVADGRRGPAPAIIAFLSGDVHYSYASEVQRSTGSRIVQAVCSPIRNPLPRLMRSFTAVMSYGVATPVGALVARSIKVPEPPFMWRGLKGPWFDNNLATLEDTVNGLAIRWEKGEADRKDPEHPRVREVARVLLEPRQAAAPPSAQPAGPPSAQQSARRSDPLQS